ACTGACCGGCGTGGTAAGCTCTATGATGCAGAGGTGTCCGCCTTTCTTCAATACTCTGCACATCTCACTTAGTCCTTTGTCAAGGTCTTGGAAATTCCGTATGCCAAAGGCGGCAGTTACTCCGTCGAAGGTCTCTGATGGGAAGGTAAGGTTCAGGCAGTCTTCTTTCTGGAAAGCAATGATGTGCTCAAGTTTCTCAGCCTTTACCTTCTTTCTTCCGATTTCCATCATTCCTTCCGAAATGTCGGCACCAACGAGTGTCTTGGGATTGAGCATCTTTGCCAGCTGGATGGCGAAATCTCCCGTGCCCGTAGCCACATCAAGTATTGTGTCGGGCTTGAAAGGACTCAATTCCTTGATAGCTTTCCTCCGCCAGTACTTGTCTATGTTCCAAGAGAGGCGATGGTTCAGCGTGTCGTAGGTGGGAGCGATGTTGTCGAACATCTCTTCCACGAGTTTTCCTTTTTCGCCCTTACCCTCGTAAGGCTTGATCTTTTCTTGATTGTACACTTGAATGTTGGTTGTTTGGCTTAGGGATATATCCTGTGCATATCTGTTGGAAATCAAGATATGAAAACGGACGATATGCGCAGAATAC
The Prevotella sp. HUN102 genome window above contains:
- the ubiE gene encoding bifunctional demethylmenaquinone methyltransferase/2-methoxy-6-polyprenyl-1,4-benzoquinol methylase UbiE, whose protein sequence is MYNQEKIKPYEGKGEKGKLVEEMFDNIAPTYDTLNHRLSWNIDKYWRRKAIKELSPFKPDTILDVATGTGDFAIQLAKMLNPKTLVGADISEGMMEIGRKKVKAEKLEHIIAFQKEDCLNLTFPSETFDGVTAAFGIRNFQDLDKGLSEMCRVLKKGGHLCIIELTTPVSFPMKQLFKLYSKVVLPTYGRLISKDRSAYDYLNKTIAAFPQGEQMMTIFKNAGFGKTYFKRLTFGICTMYIAEK